The DNA segment ATCTAAAAACATTTGTCGTACATCAGCTGAAGTTAATGATTTCATTTTCTATACCTCCTGCATGTTGGGTCTTTAATTTATCTCTGTACAAACGAAAAACTCCCGTTCCTGCACTATGGCAGGGACGGGAGTTTTCGTTCCGCGGTACCACCCTGATTATAAACAATCCTGATTGTCTATCACCTTAAACGCTCATAACGGTGCGTGTACCGGCGGGGATTAACCGCACTCAGGAATAGCTTTCAACAGAGCTTCTCTAGTACTTCTTTCAGCCTGTGGAAGTACCTCTCTACTAAAGGGGCTACTGTTTACTTAGTTCCCTCAATGTGTTCTTCGTTCATACAGTATTGATATGCGCTATTATAGATAAGATCACATCATCTGTCAACGCTCAAGACGTGAATGACTGACCTCTTCTACAACCACTTTTAGACAGGTGAGGACAGGAACAGCTACAATCATCCCAACTATACCCGCTAGCTCACTGCCTGCCAGTAAGGCTAAGATAATTAGAAGAGGGTGAATGTGAATGCTTTTCCCCATTATATAAGGGGACAATAAGTTACCTTCTACAATTTGAATCACAAAAATAGCGATCAGAGCTATGATCAGCGTTTTTACAGAAACGGTTACAGCAACGACTAAGGCTGGGATAGCACCTAATAATGGTCCGAAATAGGGAATTATATTAGTAATCCCAGCAATAACTCCCAGTACGAGTGGATATGGCAGACCAGCTATCCAAAAGCCGATGCTTGCGAAAAAACCTACAAACAAGCTGATAAGCAACTGTCCCCTTATATATCCTCCTAAGGAATGACTGAGTTTTTGACTTAAATGTTTAGCTTCCCCATGCCATTTTACTGGAAGTAAACGAAGTAGCGATTGAAAGATCAAAGAATGATCCTTTAGGAAATAAAACGTCATCACAGGAATAACTGCAAATAAAACAATAACGTTGAATATCCCGCTTAATGCAGTTACGGCTGACATTAGCCGTGCACTCATCCACGCTTCAAAGTTGGCAAAACTGCCATCTAAACGTTCGTGGATACGGTCGGGAAAGCGTTCCGTTTGAGCATAAAGCTCTCGTGTCCAGCTTTGATATGCTTCTGTTAAATACGGTAGCTGTTGACTCAATGCTTTTAACTGTTCCAATAGATGAGGATAGCCACGGTAGATTAAAAAGCCCGTTAACGAAAAAAAGACTGCGAAAATAACCAGAATCGAAAGGGCACGCGGCATACCTAATTCCTCAATAAACTGCACAACTGGGTGAAGCAATAAGGATAACACAATCGCGAGTATAAAAGGTAAGAGAATTCGTAATATCATCAGCACTACATGGTCGTAATAAGGATACAACCAGGCCAATATGAGCATAAATACTAAAACAACAAAACATATCGCACTGCGGCTTATCCATTTAATTGCTTTTTCGCTCATTATGATCCCGACTGATAGAAAATATCATTTAATGAACTTAAACTTCCATCCTCTTCAATTTGATTTATATTCATTTTTCCATCCTCAATCGAAAGCTCAAGATAACATGTCCAGCAATAGTATTGTTCATTGCCTATCCGTCCAAGGTTTCTTCCTTGGCAATTGGGGCATTTCATAGAACATACTCCTTTTTTTACCAAGTAGTATGTCCCTAGTAACGATTATTCATACATTATGAAAATCTCAAAACGCATGGATAGACATTCGAGGCTTACTTCATTTCCTCATTGCTGGTACAAATAAGCTCATGTATCCAATCAATTCCCTCGTCCACAAACTCGTCCGTGGGATTTGAATGAGGGGTGTGTTCGAATAGGAAATACTTATCTGTTCCTTGTGCTAAATATTGGACTATCGGCTTTATCTTCCAATATCCCTCTGCCCCCTCCAGATCAGGATGTGGCGGGACCCAAATATATTTTGAACCTTCTATTAAAATATTATGTAAGTGAACGACCTTAATATATGGCTTAAGATGTTCGAGATACACCTGCCAATCCCCACCTACTGCCAACAAATAATCTCCAATATCTATACAAAGGGAGAGGGCGTACGTCTCCCATGTTTGTTTAGAAAAGTGGTGAAGCGCCTCAATATTATGTGGGGACATGGATGGACCGAGTTTAGGTTCACAGACAATTGGAATATCGTAGGTTTGCTGAAGCTGGCTGAGAAATTGTAGTCCTTCGTCTATTTTTTCTGCTCGCTGCACTTGATCTGGAGCTTTAAAATAGGGAAAATGAACGAGTACATAGGTTGCACCTAATTGTGTTAATTTGCGTACCTCATCTTCAAATTGCTCCCGTGCTCTTCTAGGGTCAAATGATATAAAGCTAATTAAATCATACTTACTCTCCCCTCTAATCAATGGAGAATGGACACCATAGCTATATTCTTTTGCCTCAGCTAGCCGTAAAAAGTCTTCAAAGTCAGCCAAGCTAGGAAACTCCCCTATTTCCACGTGTGAAAACCTTCTTTTAAATAACTGCTCAAATTTATCTGGGTCAGACATAATTGTGCTGCCAGAAAGTCCTAACTGATGCGCCATCAGGTAACCCTCCTTCACATAAAATCATAAGGAGAAAGTTCTTCCTCCTCTTCGTCTTCTTGTAGCTCTTGAGTCGCTTCTTGCTGTAGTTTTTCTGTTAGTTGAGTGTAACGCAGGTTAGTATCCCTCGTTTGCAAACCTTCTAAGAAGGCACTAGGATCACCACATATAATGAGGGAATGCTTTGACCTCGTAATAGCGGTATATAAGAGGTTTTTCCTTAGCATTCTGCGATAACCCCTGACAACCGGCAGAATAACAATGGAAAATTCACTTCCCTGCGATTTATGAATCGATGTACAATAAGCATGCATTAAATTATTTAAATTCTTTTTCGGATAGACTACTTCTTTGCCATCA comes from the Halobacillus shinanisalinarum genome and includes:
- a CDS encoding sugar phosphate isomerase/epimerase family protein: MAHQLGLSGSTIMSDPDKFEQLFKRRFSHVEIGEFPSLADFEDFLRLAEAKEYSYGVHSPLIRGESKYDLISFISFDPRRAREQFEDEVRKLTQLGATYVLVHFPYFKAPDQVQRAEKIDEGLQFLSQLQQTYDIPIVCEPKLGPSMSPHNIEALHHFSKQTWETYALSLCIDIGDYLLAVGGDWQVYLEHLKPYIKVVHLHNILIEGSKYIWVPPHPDLEGAEGYWKIKPIVQYLAQGTDKYFLFEHTPHSNPTDEFVDEGIDWIHELICTSNEEMK
- a CDS encoding AI-2E family transporter, with the protein product MSEKAIKWISRSAICFVVLVFMLILAWLYPYYDHVVLMILRILLPFILAIVLSLLLHPVVQFIEELGMPRALSILVIFAVFFSLTGFLIYRGYPHLLEQLKALSQQLPYLTEAYQSWTRELYAQTERFPDRIHERLDGSFANFEAWMSARLMSAVTALSGIFNVIVLFAVIPVMTFYFLKDHSLIFQSLLRLLPVKWHGEAKHLSQKLSHSLGGYIRGQLLISLFVGFFASIGFWIAGLPYPLVLGVIAGITNIIPYFGPLLGAIPALVVAVTVSVKTLIIALIAIFVIQIVEGNLLSPYIMGKSIHIHPLLIILALLAGSELAGIVGMIVAVPVLTCLKVVVEEVSHSRLER